The DNA window AGTGGTGAACTTAGGGAAAGGTacgataatttttttttcccaacaggGTTCCCCCccctatttttcatatttcttttaaagattgtatttatttgagagagcacgagcagggaggccggacagagggagagggaaaagcccACTCCAGGGTGAGCAGAGACCCCACCCGGGGCTAGattcccagggccctgagaccatgatctgagccgaaggcagacgcttaaccgactgagccacccaggcgcccctgtatttttcATTCTGAATAACGTTTCTGCAGTTACTGAAAGTCCCGCGTTACAATATCCAGCTATGGTGTTTGGTTAGGGCGAGCGCACTGTGCGGTGGGAGGGGATCGCTGCAGGCCCACACCGGGACCGGTAGGTGGCGAGAACAAAGACCAAGCTCAGCGGCGCCGGGGCGTGCGCATCGGGGCGGAGCCTCGGACTGCGTCTAGGGGTGGGGCCTGGATCCAGTCCTCTAGAGTCCTGAGCAGCCCGCGGGAGTAATCCATGGCTCGACCGCGCGTGCTGCTGGTGGTCACCGCCGACGACTTTGGTTACTGCCCGCGGCGCGATGAGGGCATCGTAGAGGCCTTCCTGGCAGGGGCTGTGACCAGCGTGTCCCTGCTGGTCAACGGCACAGCCGCAGAGAGCGCGGCGGAGCTGGCCCGCAGGTGAGTGGCTGCACCCTACAGGGTCGGGGCGGGCTTAGGGAGCCGCCGCTCCGGCCGCCAGTGCTCCCGCTCGCGCTCCGCCTGCAGGCACCAAATCCCCACGGGCCTCCACGCCAACCTGTCCGAGGGCCGCCCCGTGGGCCCGGCCCGCCCCGGCGCCTCGTCGCTGCTCAGCCCCGAAGGCTTCTTCCTCGGCAAGATGGGATTTCGAGAGGCGGTGGCGGCCGGAGACGTGGCCTTGCCCCAGGTGCGGAGGTGCGGCTGCAGGAAGAGGCTCGCGTTGACCCCCAAGGCTCGTCCCGAGGGTACCGTGAAGCCATTAGGGGCAGGGGCGCACGATGGATGCTTTCCTGGTTCATAATGGAGCAGTCACGCAGAGGCACTTGGAGGGAGTCCTCCTAGGTTGCTGCTCCCCGACATTCAAGGTGCCTTGTCGTTCTCTCTCCAGGTGCGGGAAGAGCTGGAGGCCCAGCTGATACGCTTCCGAGAATTACTGGGCAGGGACCCCACTCACGTGGACGGGCACCAGCACGTGCACGTGCTCCCAGGTTGGGGGGGTCGTTGTTCCCTGGCGGGGCGCCCGGGATGAGAGGTTATCCCAGGTAGTAGGCCGTGCTACTTCCTGACTCCTCCCCGCCCGCAGGCGTGTGCCAGGTGTTCGCAGAGACGCTGCAGACCAACGGGGTGCGCTTCACACGGTTGCCGGTGGAGTGCGGGGTGGACCGCTGCGCGTGGCTCGAGGCCCCCGCGCAAGCCTTCGCCCGTGCGGTGGAGCGCGACGCCCGGGCCGCTGTGGGCCCCTTCTCCCGACACGGCCTACGGTGAGGCCCTCCGCCCCTGTCCCGCCCATATCCCCGCCCATATCCCAGTGGGTCCTGCTGGCCCTTCACCTGACAGCGATGGCCGTTCCTCAGGCGTCCACTGACgtcgcccccaccccagccctgcccatcACAGCCCTGCTGGTCCTCGCCACTGATGCCCCTACATTCACAGGTGGACGGATGCCTTCGTGGGCCTGAGCACCTGCGGTCGGCACATGTCTGCTCACCGCGTATCAGGAGCACTAGCTTGGGCCCTGGAAGGCATACCCACGGGCCACACCCTGACAGCTGAGCTGATGGCACACCCTGGCTACCCTAGTGTGCCTCCGGCCGGGGGCTGCGGTGAGGGCCCCGATGCCTTTTCCTGCTCTTGGGAGCGGCTGCATGAGCTGCGTGTCCTCACCGCGCCCACACTTCGGGCCCGACTTGCACAGGAGGGAGTGCAGCTCTGCACACTCCACAACCTAGACTCCAAGAGGCCTGGGGAAGGGGTCCTTGGAGAAGCCAGTCTGGAAACATTCCTGGAGCCCTCCCCACCATGCCCCTGACAGACAGCCAAGCATAAATGTCCTTTAGTGCACAGTGTCAAGCCCTGGGACAGCCTGGAACCAAGCTGAGAGCCGGGGTCCAGTAACATACTTCCCTGGGCAGGCCCCTGTCACCTCTGTGTCCAGGTCCTCATGGCTCAGAATGGCAGCCAGAGCTTTGGCAACCCATCTTGGCTGCTGGCAGGTAGGCCCTGTGACATCTGAGCCTGGGGCCTGCCACAAAGCATCTTCCTTGTTCAGATATGGTAGAGAGAGCGCGctgtattaataaaatatatgtcttGTAAATttgggtggtttttattttttttaaatagtttatttaaagagagagaaagaaagagaacgatcggggggggggcagagggagagagagagaaacaaactccccgctgagcaaggagccccatgtggggctcgatcccaggacctggagataatgacctaagccgaagacaGTAGctcaaaccaactgagccacccagggaccccaaggTTGGGTGGCTTTTAAACTGTGCCCTGGGAACTGTGAAAACGTTCACAGACACAAGACAGGGCAAAAGCAACTCCTTCAGGGCCCAAACCAGGTCATTATAACAGAATAGATATGCAAAACATACTCCAAGTTCTAGTTTTGTTCATGCTTAAGTTTAT is part of the Zalophus californianus isolate mZalCal1 chromosome 14, mZalCal1.pri.v2, whole genome shotgun sequence genome and encodes:
- the YDJC gene encoding carbohydrate deacetylase, whose translation is MARPRVLLVVTADDFGYCPRRDEGIVEAFLAGAVTSVSLLVNGTAAESAAELARRHQIPTGLHANLSEGRPVGPARPGASSLLSPEGFFLGKMGFREAVAAGDVALPQVREELEAQLIRFRELLGRDPTHVDGHQHVHVLPGVCQVFAETLQTNGVRFTRLPVECGVDRCAWLEAPAQAFARAVERDARAAVGPFSRHGLRWTDAFVGLSTCGRHMSAHRVSGALAWALEGIPTGHTLTAELMAHPGYPSVPPAGGCGEGPDAFSCSWERLHELRVLTAPTLRARLAQEGVQLCTLHNLDSKRPGEGVLGEASLETFLEPSPPCP